The Clostridium sp. AWRP genome has a window encoding:
- a CDS encoding DNA polymerase III subunit delta' — protein sequence MEFCNIIGHENIKLQIKNSIASNRFSHAHIFVGEDGIGKSLLAKEIALDILGKKQMKQYVDIIEFKMAKGKKSVGIEEVKNIIEEMNKKPYEGDKKVVILYNSDKMTEAAQNALLKTIEEPPSGSFMLLLCEKLDGILDTIKSRCQVYKLNRLRQKEMEIFLNAKFPNLSTEELRSVLAFSDGIPGRAEKFISDISLSEMRNIILNIFKELCHENFSSCLKLSNCISKDKYEWQEVLTCILSYIRDVLVYKETGNRKFIINIDKFEDIKTIGEMFSFNKLNDIINIVKDAREKLESNVNRTLVFNSMLVKMQEV from the coding sequence ATGCCCATATTTTTGTAGGAGAAGATGGGATAGGTAAAAGTCTTCTTGCTAAAGAAATAGCTTTAGATATATTGGGGAAAAAGCAAATGAAGCAGTATGTAGATATAATTGAATTTAAAATGGCAAAAGGTAAAAAATCCGTTGGAATAGAAGAAGTAAAAAATATAATAGAAGAAATGAATAAAAAACCTTATGAGGGTGACAAAAAAGTAGTAATACTATATAATTCTGATAAAATGACAGAAGCAGCTCAAAATGCATTATTAAAAACTATAGAGGAACCTCCCAGTGGAAGTTTTATGTTACTTTTATGTGAAAAGCTAGATGGAATATTGGATACCATAAAGTCTAGATGTCAAGTATATAAACTTAATAGGTTAAGGCAAAAAGAAATGGAGATTTTTTTAAATGCCAAATTTCCTAACTTATCTACTGAAGAATTGAGATCTGTCTTAGCATTTAGTGATGGAATACCAGGAAGAGCAGAAAAATTTATTTCAGATATATCTTTAAGTGAAATGAGAAATATAATTTTAAATATATTTAAAGAATTATGCCATGAGAATTTTAGTTCCTGTTTAAAACTTTCAAATTGTATATCTAAAGACAAGTATGAATGGCAGGAAGTACTAACTTGTATTTTGTCATATATAAGAGATGTACTTGTATACAAAGAAACAGGTAATAGAAAATTTATTATAAACATTGATAAATTTGAGGATATAAAGACTATAGGAGAAATGTTTTCATTTAATAAGTTGAATGATATTATTAATATAGTAAAGGATGCTAGAGAAAAATTAGAAAGCAATGTAAATAGAACTTTAGTTTTTAATTCTATGTTGGTGAAAATGCAGGAGGTATAA
- a CDS encoding stage 0 sporulation family protein — translation MVTVIGVRFKKAGKIYYFSPGNLNIKRENSVIVETARGIEFGECVIEPKDIRESDIVSPLKSVLRIATEEDIQKYNENKEKEKKAFDICIEKIQQHELNMKLIDVEYTFDNNKVIFYFIADGRVDFRELVKDLASIFRTRIELRQIGVRDEAKMIGGLGPCGRAMCCSTFLGDFVPVSIKMAKEQNLSLNPTKISGICGRLMCCLNYEQDTYEKIRQKLPKIGSVVSTPEGKGEVIDNSVVKESIKIKIKVEDGDDIVEEVPISGVKVISGGFEGSINENEIKIDEETEDADMIKQLFKED, via the coding sequence ATGGTAACAGTTATAGGAGTACGTTTTAAAAAGGCCGGTAAAATATATTATTTTTCACCAGGTAATTTAAATATAAAAAGAGAAAATAGTGTAATAGTAGAAACAGCAAGGGGAATAGAATTTGGTGAGTGTGTCATAGAACCAAAAGATATAAGAGAGAGTGATATAGTTTCACCGCTTAAAAGTGTTTTAAGAATAGCTACGGAAGAAGATATACAAAAATATAATGAAAATAAAGAAAAAGAAAAAAAGGCTTTTGATATATGTATTGAAAAAATACAACAACATGAATTAAATATGAAGCTTATAGATGTAGAATATACTTTTGACAATAATAAGGTTATATTCTATTTTATAGCTGACGGACGAGTAGATTTTAGAGAATTAGTAAAGGATCTTGCATCCATATTTAGAACAAGAATAGAGCTTAGACAGATAGGAGTAAGAGATGAGGCAAAAATGATAGGGGGTCTGGGACCTTGCGGCAGAGCTATGTGTTGTTCTACATTTTTGGGAGATTTTGTGCCCGTTTCCATAAAAATGGCAAAAGAACAAAATTTATCATTGAATCCTACTAAAATATCAGGAATATGTGGAAGACTTATGTGCTGTTTGAATTATGAACAAGATACTTATGAAAAAATAAGACAGAAGTTGCCTAAGATAGGGTCTGTAGTTAGTACACCTGAAGGAAAGGGAGAAGTTATAGATAATTCTGTAGTAAAGGAAAGTATTAAAATAAAGATAAAAGTTGAAGATGGTGATGATATAGTAGAAGAAGTGCCTATAAGTGGAGTTAAAGTAATTTCGGGAGGATTTGAAGGTAGTATAAATGAAAATGAGATAAAAATTGATGAAGAAACAGAAGATGCAGATATGATCAAACAATTGTTTAAGGAGGATTAA
- a CDS encoding heavy-metal-associated domain-containing protein, with amino-acid sequence MKSVFKIPNIRTSEDVNKIRKVISSSEGVIACQINKEKGKVSIVYDNYFITESKIIQCIEDLGYAVL; translated from the coding sequence ATGAAATCGGTATTTAAAATTCCTAATATACGTACTTCTGAGGATGTTAATAAAATAAGAAAGGTTATTTCCAGTAGTGAAGGGGTAATAGCCTGCCAAATAAACAAAGAAAAAGGAAAAGTAAGCATAGTATATGATAATTATTTTATAACAGAGAGTAAAATTATCCAGTGTATAGAAGATTTAGGTTATGCAGTATTATAA
- a CDS encoding 4Fe-4S binding protein, with protein MAYKITEDCVSCGSCASECPADAISQGDTQFVIDPEKCIECGNCANVCPVGAPVEEN; from the coding sequence ATGGCATATAAAATTACAGAGGATTGTGTAAGTTGTGGTTCATGTGCTTCAGAATGTCCAGCTGATGCTATAAGCCAAGGAGATACTCAATTTGTAATAGATCCAGAAAAATGTATAGAATGTGGAAACTGTGCTAATGTTTGTCCAGTAGGAGCACCAGTTGAAGAAAACTAA
- a CDS encoding flagellar motor protein, translating into MDISVMIFTIFGIAAVTAGFVMDGGNPTALFGGAAAVIVFGGTFGAVALSFPLDVLKRVPKIFKVIFNPRKTSLVDLILYFKDVSYKTRKNGLLSLEGEISNDPNLDPFIKKGLQLVVDGVDPQAVRDILELELESTSERHKQGASVFESAGGYGPTMGIIGTVMGMVHILGSLTDTASLGGKIGSAFLATLYGIGSANLLWLPLGNRLKQQDEKEVKEKTLIIEAILYIQEGINPNTIAEKLKGFLNKQELAKYEGMDGKAAL; encoded by the coding sequence ATGGATATATCTGTTATGATATTTACGATATTTGGAATTGCTGCAGTAACAGCTGGTTTTGTAATGGATGGTGGAAACCCTACGGCGCTTTTTGGTGGTGCAGCAGCAGTAATAGTTTTTGGTGGAACGTTTGGAGCTGTAGCTTTATCATTCCCATTAGACGTATTAAAAAGAGTACCTAAAATATTTAAAGTGATTTTTAATCCTAGAAAAACAAGTTTAGTTGATTTAATTTTATATTTTAAAGATGTATCCTATAAAACTAGAAAAAATGGTTTGTTAAGTTTGGAAGGTGAAATATCCAATGACCCTAATTTGGATCCTTTTATAAAAAAAGGCCTTCAGCTTGTAGTAGATGGAGTAGATCCTCAAGCTGTAAGAGATATACTAGAATTGGAGCTTGAATCCACATCTGAGAGACATAAGCAAGGGGCAAGTGTATTTGAAAGTGCAGGAGGATATGGACCTACTATGGGTATTATAGGTACTGTTATGGGAATGGTTCATATTTTAGGTAGCCTTACAGATACAGCTAGTTTAGGAGGTAAAATAGGAAGTGCATTTTTGGCCACATTATATGGTATAGGATCTGCAAATTTATTATGGCTTCCATTAGGTAATAGACTAAAGCAGCAAGATGAAAAGGAAGTTAAGGAAAAAACGCTTATAATAGAAGCAATATTATATATTCAAGAAGGTATAAATCCAAATACCATAGCAGAAAAGTTAAAAGGATTTTTGAACAAGCAGGAATTGGCAAAATATGAAGGAATGGATGGTAAGGCTGCATTATGA
- a CDS encoding flagellar motor protein MotB, translating to MKKKNKKPDEGPSAERWMLSYADFMTLLMIFFVVMYAMSQVDQTKYNKLSQSLSIAMGGGKTIIGADNTSSVKDSVKTVDKPTQSDESDQQIKMEANKLKQLKKQVDAYLSANGLSQSVSSQIDERGLVVSLSNTLFFDTGKAEIKPETQNTLIGIGKMVNQMGNSIRVEGHTDNVPISNNEYASNWQLSCARAANVTQFLQNKVGIKPEKLTSVGYGEYRPVTDNSTDANRAKNRRVDIIIESNKFNSIEHGNSTSSSTTSSQSTSHTINTDQQKVKQSEQH from the coding sequence ATGAAGAAGAAAAATAAAAAACCAGATGAAGGACCAAGTGCAGAAAGATGGATGCTTAGTTATGCTGATTTTATGACACTTCTTATGATATTTTTTGTAGTTATGTACGCTATGAGCCAGGTAGACCAAACTAAATATAATAAACTTTCTCAATCTCTCAGTATAGCAATGGGAGGAGGAAAAACAATAATAGGTGCCGATAATACTTCTAGTGTCAAAGACAGTGTTAAAACAGTAGATAAGCCAACTCAAAGTGATGAATCTGACCAACAGATTAAGATGGAAGCAAATAAATTAAAGCAATTAAAAAAACAAGTGGACGCATATCTTTCAGCTAACGGATTAAGTCAAAGTGTAAGTTCACAGATAGATGAAAGAGGTCTTGTTGTTAGTTTAAGTAATACTTTGTTTTTTGATACAGGAAAAGCTGAAATAAAACCTGAAACCCAAAATACATTAATAGGAATAGGAAAAATGGTAAATCAAATGGGAAATTCCATAAGGGTGGAAGGACATACAGACAATGTACCTATTAGCAATAATGAGTATGCATCTAATTGGCAGTTATCTTGTGCTAGAGCAGCTAATGTCACTCAATTTTTACAAAATAAAGTAGGTATTAAACCTGAAAAGCTTACATCAGTAGGTTATGGAGAATATAGGCCAGTTACAGATAACTCGACAGATGCAAATAGAGCTAAAAATAGGAGAGTAGATATAATTATAGAAAGCAATAAATTTAACAGTATTGAGCATGGAAATAGTACAAGCAGCAGTACTACTAGTTCACAGAGTACTTCACACACGATAAATACAGATCAACAAAAGGTAAAGCAATCTGAACAACATTAA
- a CDS encoding tRNA1(Val) (adenine(37)-N6)-methyltransferase gives MKLNLVRSDETLDDLQINGICIIQKKSTFRFGVDAVLLANFAKVKPRMNIIDLCSGTGIVPFIIAGKTKAQHITGMEIQKSMVDMAIRSAIFNGMEKRIEFVHRNLVDFEFLKKLPKVDVVTVNPPYKLKNSGITNAQYENAISRHEICCTLEDVIKAAKILLKDNGKLYMIHRPDRLVDIMCTMRKYNIEPKLMTMVQPCVNKAPNMVLIEGQNNGKPFLKWEAPICVHKSDGSYTDEIDRIYGRC, from the coding sequence GTGAAATTGAATTTAGTGAGAAGTGACGAAACATTAGATGATTTGCAAATAAACGGAATATGTATTATACAGAAAAAAAGCACCTTTAGGTTTGGAGTGGATGCTGTCTTACTTGCAAATTTTGCCAAAGTTAAACCTAGAATGAATATAATTGATTTATGCAGCGGAACAGGGATAGTACCGTTTATAATAGCTGGTAAAACAAAGGCTCAGCATATAACAGGTATGGAAATTCAAAAGAGTATGGTAGATATGGCAATTCGTTCTGCAATTTTTAATGGAATGGAGAAAAGAATTGAGTTTGTTCACAGAAATTTAGTAGATTTTGAATTTTTAAAGAAGTTACCAAAAGTGGATGTAGTAACGGTAAATCCACCTTATAAATTGAAAAATTCAGGAATTACAAATGCCCAATACGAAAATGCGATATCAAGGCATGAAATATGCTGTACATTAGAAGATGTTATAAAGGCAGCAAAGATTTTATTAAAAGATAATGGAAAGCTATATATGATCCATAGACCGGATAGGCTTGTAGATATAATGTGTACTATGAGGAAATACAATATAGAGCCAAAATTGATGACAATGGTACAGCCATGTGTTAACAAGGCACCTAATATGGTACTTATAGAGGGACAAAATAATGGAAAACCGTTTTTAAAATGGGAAGCACCTATATGTGTACATAAATCAGATGGAAGCTATACAGATGAAATTGATAGAATATACGGAAGATGTTAA
- the rsmI gene encoding 16S rRNA (cytidine(1402)-2'-O)-methyltransferase encodes MGKLFLVATPIGNLSDITLRALHTLKNVDLIAAEDTRQSLKLLNHFSIKKPLISCHKYNENEKSKLLIQKLKDGKDIALVSDAGTPGISDPGSIMVKNCIEQGIEFEVLPGATAVTTALVYSGLDTSKFIFIGFLPRENKDRRSILEGVKNRTETLIFYEAPHRLTNTLEALATVLGNRHIGICRELTKVHEEILRFTLEEAMNYYESNDAKGEFVLVVEGKDEKELLREESEKWVNLSIEKHIKMYMEDGLDKKEAIKKVAKDRKLSKSEVYKHSLNL; translated from the coding sequence ATGGGAAAACTTTTTTTAGTGGCAACTCCTATAGGAAATTTGAGTGATATAACTTTAAGAGCTCTTCATACCCTTAAAAATGTAGATTTAATAGCAGCAGAAGATACCAGACAGAGTTTAAAGCTATTAAATCATTTCAGTATAAAAAAACCACTTATAAGTTGTCATAAGTACAACGAAAATGAGAAAAGTAAATTATTAATACAAAAGTTGAAAGATGGTAAAGATATAGCTCTAGTAAGTGATGCTGGGACACCAGGTATATCAGATCCGGGAAGTATCATGGTAAAGAATTGTATAGAACAGGGAATAGAATTTGAAGTTCTACCTGGTGCCACTGCAGTAACGACAGCTTTAGTTTACTCAGGCCTGGATACTTCAAAGTTTATATTCATTGGATTTTTACCTAGGGAAAATAAAGATAGGAGAAGTATACTAGAAGGTGTAAAAAATAGAACTGAAACATTGATATTTTATGAAGCACCCCATAGACTGACAAATACCTTAGAAGCATTAGCAACCGTTCTAGGTAATAGACATATAGGAATTTGTAGAGAACTTACAAAGGTTCATGAAGAAATATTGAGATTTACACTAGAAGAAGCTATGAATTATTATGAAAGTAATGATGCAAAAGGGGAATTTGTACTGGTAGTAGAAGGTAAGGATGAAAAAGAACTTTTAAGAGAGGAAAGTGAAAAATGGGTAAACTTGTCTATAGAAAAACATATAAAAATGTATATGGAAGATGGATTAGATAAAAAAGAAGCTATAAAAAAAGTAGCTAAAGATAGAAAACTTTCAAAATCTGAAGTTTATAAACATTCTTTAAACCTATAA
- a CDS encoding C40 family peptidase, with protein sequence MNKRTLSVAIALTLALSTGANVLAMPGASSSSTSLEQVKQQKQELEVKAEKTDNQITQTMNDLENNKKSIASVSNSIKQTQANIDSVQASIESQQKVFNQRAKAMYTNNMGSYLGVILNASNLNDFISRVDNVGKVMGFDKNIVGDLKNKKEQLVNGKEKLNSENNKLLALKSENEKKLAKLNSDKESAKNVIASLDAQQKSLEIADQATLKAIASAASNVSASRGGTIVSSNAVVAYASNFLGVPYVWGGTSPSGFDCSGLVQYVYANFGINLPRTSQEQQNVGTPVSRNELQPGDLVFFGSPAYHVGMYVGDGKFIEAPRTGLSVRIAALDNRSDFTGGRRVR encoded by the coding sequence TTGAATAAAAGAACCTTATCTGTTGCAATTGCATTAACTTTGGCATTGTCAACAGGGGCAAATGTTTTAGCCATGCCAGGTGCATCAAGTTCATCGACTTCATTAGAGCAGGTTAAACAACAAAAGCAGGAATTAGAAGTTAAAGCTGAAAAAACGGACAACCAAATAACACAAACTATGAATGACTTAGAAAATAACAAAAAAAGTATTGCCTCAGTTTCTAATAGTATAAAACAAACTCAAGCTAACATAGATTCTGTGCAAGCTAGTATAGAAAGCCAGCAGAAGGTATTTAATCAAAGAGCAAAGGCTATGTATACAAATAACATGGGTAGTTACTTGGGGGTAATATTAAATGCAAGTAATTTAAACGATTTTATATCTAGAGTAGATAATGTTGGAAAAGTAATGGGTTTTGACAAGAATATTGTAGGTGATTTAAAAAATAAAAAAGAGCAATTAGTTAATGGAAAAGAAAAATTAAATAGTGAAAATAATAAGCTGTTGGCATTAAAATCAGAAAATGAAAAAAAATTGGCCAAGCTTAATAGTGATAAAGAAAGTGCAAAAAATGTAATAGCATCTTTAGATGCACAACAAAAATCTTTAGAAATTGCTGATCAAGCAACTTTAAAGGCAATTGCCTCAGCTGCAAGTAACGTTAGTGCTTCAAGAGGAGGTACTATAGTATCATCTAATGCAGTAGTAGCATATGCTTCTAATTTTTTAGGAGTTCCTTATGTATGGGGAGGAACATCTCCTTCAGGATTTGATTGTTCTGGATTGGTTCAATACGTATATGCAAACTTTGGAATTAATTTGCCAAGAACTTCACAGGAACAGCAAAATGTGGGTACACCTGTATCAAGAAATGAGCTTCAACCGGGAGACTTAGTTTTCTTTGGTTCTCCGGCGTATCATGTAGGAATGTATGTAGGTGATGGAAAGTTTATTGAAGCACCACGTACTGGACTTTCAGTTAGAATAGCAGCTTTAGATAACAGATCAGATTTTACGGGTGGAAGAAGAGTTAGATAA
- a CDS encoding C40 family peptidase — protein MNKRTLSVAIALTLALSTGANVLAAPGASSSSTSLEQVKQQKQELEVKAEKMDNQITQTMNDLENNKKSIALISNNIKQTQANIDSAQKNMENQQQVFNQRVKAMYINGISSYLGVILNADNLNDFISRVDNVKKVMGFDKNVIGSLKDKKEQLANGKEKLNNENNKLLALKSENEKKLAKLNSDKESAKNVIASLDAKEKSLEIANQATLKAVASAASNVQQSASRGGSSIASSDAVVAYASNFLGVPYVWGGTSPSGFDCSGLVQYVYAHFGINLPRTSQEQQRVGTSVSRDELQPGDLVFFGSPAYHVGIYVGGGQFINAPKTGDVVKIASLDNRSDFTGGKRVR, from the coding sequence TTGAATAAAAGAACCTTATCTGTTGCAATTGCATTAACTTTAGCATTGTCAACAGGGGCAAATGTTTTAGCCGCGCCAGGTGCATCAAGTTCATCTACTTCATTAGAGCAGGTTAAACAACAAAAGCAGGAATTAGAAGTTAAAGCTGAAAAAATGGACAACCAGATAACACAGACTATGAATGACTTAGAAAATAATAAAAAGAGTATTGCCTTAATTTCTAATAATATAAAACAAACTCAAGCTAATATAGATTCCGCCCAAAAAAATATGGAAAATCAGCAGCAAGTGTTCAATCAAAGAGTAAAGGCTATGTATATAAATGGTATAAGTAGTTACCTAGGAGTAATATTGAATGCAGATAATTTAAATGATTTTATATCAAGGGTAGATAATGTTAAAAAAGTAATGGGTTTTGATAAGAATGTTATAGGAAGTTTAAAAGATAAAAAAGAGCAATTAGCTAATGGAAAAGAAAAATTAAATAATGAAAATAATAAGCTATTGGCACTAAAGTCAGAAAATGAAAAAAAGTTGGCCAAGCTTAATAGTGATAAAGAAAGTGCAAAAAATGTAATAGCATCCTTAGATGCGAAAGAAAAGTCTTTAGAAATTGCCAATCAAGCAACTTTAAAAGCAGTTGCTTCAGCTGCAAGTAACGTTCAGCAAAGTGCTTCAAGAGGAGGAAGTTCTATAGCATCATCTGATGCAGTAGTAGCATATGCTTCTAACTTTTTAGGAGTTCCGTATGTATGGGGAGGGACATCTCCTTCAGGGTTTGATTGTTCAGGTTTGGTTCAATATGTATATGCTCACTTTGGAATTAATTTACCAAGAACTTCGCAGGAACAGCAAAGGGTAGGTACATCGGTATCAAGAGATGAACTTCAGCCAGGAGACTTAGTTTTCTTTGGTTCTCCAGCGTATCATGTAGGAATATATGTAGGTGGTGGACAGTTTATTAATGCACCTAAAACGGGAGATGTAGTTAAAATAGCATCTTTGGATAATAGATCAGATTTTACGGGTGGAAAAAGAGTTAGATAA
- a CDS encoding AbrB/MazE/SpoVT family DNA-binding domain-containing protein, which yields MKSTGVVRRVDELGRIVIPIELRRTLDIAEKDALEIYVDGEQIILKKYEPACIFCGDARDVVNYRGKNICKSCLNALKEGK from the coding sequence ATGAAATCAACAGGTGTTGTAAGAAGAGTAGACGAGCTAGGAAGAATTGTCATTCCTATAGAATTAAGGAGAACTTTAGACATTGCTGAAAAAGATGCCTTAGAAATATACGTAGATGGTGAACAGATTATATTAAAGAAGTATGAGCCTGCATGTATTTTCTGCGGTGACGCAAGAGACGTTGTAAATTATAGAGGTAAAAACATCTGCAAAAGTTGTTTAAATGCATTAAAAGAAGGCAAATAA
- a CDS encoding HDIG domain-containing metalloprotein: MKDFIKSAREVVSKVGGEVYLVGGYIRDRLIGITAQPKDIDFIFNGNIEKFMEELENRQYKFFPIKQEIGIYRCMLGNNSIDISLMEGDSIEEDLKNRDFTMNAIAIKLSGDKVKVIDPFYGRRSIDNRIIKSVTDMSLENDPIRILRGVRFHISYGMHFNLDTEKCIEKLGCRIMDMPRERVFKEFMLILEKDNQGKAFEVLDNYGILKNIIPYIEELKTIGKCAYHIEDVFTHMNLTYCVFKDILNGKVSLEGLNLHVFEDKIGEFKLREYMSLACFLHDIGKYEAYRKDGDKVSFWGHEMKGAAIARNFCRNMKFPQKAESYIENIVDGHMYPLKIFKQNSKDRKNDFYKFFSKYDGYIIEILTAAYCDNYATRMLLDVENEKVRFKMFIEEMLKEYELYCSINKYKILNGNDVIQILNVSGPEVKNVLEDVTRFRYLGKIQTREEALNYLKVKINNNYI, encoded by the coding sequence GTGAAAGACTTTATTAAAAGCGCAAGAGAAGTAGTAAGTAAAGTAGGAGGAGAAGTTTATTTAGTTGGTGGGTATATAAGAGATAGGTTGATTGGTATAACAGCTCAACCTAAAGATATAGATTTTATATTTAATGGAAATATTGAAAAATTTATGGAGGAACTTGAGAATAGACAATATAAATTTTTCCCTATAAAGCAGGAAATAGGTATATATAGATGTATGCTAGGAAATAATTCAATAGATATATCTCTCATGGAGGGGGATTCTATTGAGGAGGATTTGAAGAATAGAGATTTTACTATGAATGCTATAGCTATAAAGCTTAGTGGAGATAAAGTTAAAGTTATTGATCCCTTTTATGGAAGAAGATCTATTGATAATAGAATAATTAAAAGTGTAACTGATATGAGCTTAGAAAATGATCCTATCAGGATACTTAGAGGTGTTAGGTTTCATATATCTTATGGAATGCATTTTAATTTGGATACGGAAAAATGTATTGAAAAATTAGGTTGTAGGATAATGGATATGCCCAGGGAAAGAGTCTTTAAAGAATTTATGCTTATATTAGAAAAGGACAATCAGGGAAAGGCTTTTGAAGTTTTAGATAACTATGGAATACTAAAAAATATTATACCTTATATAGAAGAATTAAAAACTATAGGGAAATGTGCATATCATATAGAAGATGTATTTACTCATATGAATTTAACTTATTGTGTATTTAAGGATATCTTAAATGGTAAGGTAAGTCTTGAGGGATTAAATTTACATGTGTTTGAAGATAAAATAGGTGAATTTAAGTTGAGAGAGTATATGTCTTTAGCTTGTTTTTTGCATGATATAGGTAAATATGAAGCTTATAGAAAGGACGGAGACAAGGTAAGTTTTTGGGGGCATGAAATGAAAGGAGCTGCCATAGCTAGGAATTTCTGTAGGAACATGAAATTTCCCCAAAAAGCAGAAAGCTATATAGAAAATATAGTAGATGGTCATATGTATCCACTGAAGATTTTTAAACAAAATTCTAAAGATAGGAAGAATGATTTTTATAAGTTTTTTTCAAAATATGATGGATATATAATAGAAATACTAACTGCTGCATATTGTGATAACTATGCTACAAGAATGCTTTTGGATGTTGAAAATGAAAAAGTTAGATTTAAAATGTTTATTGAAGAGATGTTAAAAGAGTATGAGTTGTATTGTAGTATAAACAAATATAAAATTTTAAATGGAAATGATGTTATTCAAATTTTAAATGTATCGGGGCCTGAAGTAAAAAATGTTCTTGAAGATGTGACAAGATTTAGATATTTAGGAAAAATACAAACTAGAGAAGAAGCATTGAATTATTTAAAAGTTAAAATAAATAACAACTATATTTAA
- a CDS encoding DUF1292 domain-containing protein gives MSKADQFLKHEKDKYGKIFVAINYAIDNISPFLDKDILNRRKYVSKVSTLKKYIDLIEAAQGELNTGGFLNKLKSDKYISLLEDYKNDNLESLSQLEKCSICQCLNCTSDCKFDSCLGCKSGSKIVNCDKKKINITRHDSFFLNLTNDKTGENDRYTVLAVLQDVELDRKYIIIENIHSKEKFILYYYPGISEDSYGEISDAEEFDFIVSTFQSLEE, from the coding sequence ATGAGTAAAGCTGACCAGTTCTTAAAACATGAAAAAGATAAATACGGCAAAATATTTGTAGCTATAAATTATGCTATAGATAACATTTCTCCTTTTTTAGATAAAGATATTTTAAATAGGAGAAAATATGTATCCAAAGTATCAACCTTAAAAAAATATATAGATTTAATTGAAGCTGCACAAGGTGAACTTAATACAGGAGGCTTTTTAAACAAGCTAAAAAGTGATAAATATATTTCTTTACTAGAAGATTATAAAAATGACAATTTAGAATCTTTATCCCAACTTGAGAAATGCAGTATCTGTCAGTGCCTTAACTGTACTTCAGATTGTAAATTTGACAGTTGCCTTGGATGTAAAAGTGGTTCTAAAATCGTAAATTGTGATAAAAAGAAAATAAACATTACAAGGCATGATAGCTTTTTTTTAAATCTTACTAACGACAAAACTGGTGAAAATGATAGGTATACAGTACTAGCCGTTCTTCAAGATGTAGAATTAGACAGAAAATATATAATAATAGAAAATATACACTCTAAAGAAAAGTTCATACTATATTATTATCCTGGAATTTCAGAAGACAGTTATGGAGAAATTTCCGATGCAGAAGAATTTGACTTTATAGTCTCAACTTTTCAAAGTCTAGAAGAATAA
- a CDS encoding PspA/IM30 family protein, with protein sequence MGVLKRVSNIFRAKVNNTLDDIENPIELLDQKLRDMDDSLNKAKLSSAQILGNVHEIEKKMEESKRVSTEFDEKVKLAMSKGNEELAKKALARKLEADKSYSSLEASYKDACQKAEAVKHKLKELEEEIHKTRVYRDEAAARFNNAEATKKVNEILSNVETGSNKINIDDIERKIQKKESLAEGLGDLREEDSLEKEFKKLDEVDLDKELEKYKQN encoded by the coding sequence ATGGGAGTATTAAAAAGAGTATCAAATATTTTTAGGGCAAAAGTAAACAATACTTTAGATGATATTGAAAACCCTATTGAATTGCTTGATCAAAAACTAAGGGATATGGATGATAGCCTAAACAAAGCTAAATTATCATCAGCACAAATACTAGGTAATGTTCATGAAATTGAAAAGAAAATGGAAGAATCAAAAAGAGTATCTACTGAATTTGATGAGAAAGTAAAACTTGCAATGAGCAAAGGAAATGAAGAATTAGCTAAAAAAGCTCTAGCTAGGAAATTAGAAGCTGATAAAAGTTACAGTTCTTTAGAAGCCAGCTACAAAGATGCTTGTCAAAAAGCTGAAGCAGTTAAACATAAGTTAAAAGAACTAGAAGAAGAAATACACAAAACCAGAGTATATAGAGATGAAGCTGCAGCAAGATTTAATAATGCAGAAGCCACTAAAAAAGTAAATGAAATACTATCTAATGTAGAAACAGGAAGCAATAAAATAAATATTGATGACATCGAAAGAAAAATTCAAAAGAAAGAATCTTTAGCTGAAGGACTGGGAGATTTAAGAGAAGAGGATTCTTTAGAAAAGGAATTTAAAAAATTAGATGAAGTTGATCTTGATAAAGAATTGGAAAAATATAAACAAAATTAG